DNA sequence from the Kiloniellales bacterium genome:
AGCATCGACCCGATCCCGGCCGCGGAGCTTCTTGCCGGTCTCGGGATCGCGGCCGGTCGCGAGAGCGCGCAGGCAGAGCGCGCCGTCGAGGTTCTGGTCGGCGCTGCCGTTCGAGGGGGAGATCGAGGTCTGGTCCCGCTTCGGGCCCAGGAGGGAATCGTTGTTGATGACGTTGACCTCCGCGGTCGGCGGGATGCCGTTCCCGGCCCCGAAGAGCGCCTGCTCGTCGGCCGGGTCAAGCTCGGCCGGGTTGTCTTCGCCGTCCGTCGCGCCGAAGCTGTAGCCGCAGAGGTTCCGGACCACGGAGAAGCGGCCGTAGGCGTTGGCATAGGTGATGCCGATCGCCTGGGGCACGAAGAGGCCGTAGTTGGAGGGCTGGGTGACGTTCTGCTCCGGCAGGATGCCGGCGGCGTTGATGATCCTCTGCGCGTCCTCGGCCCGCTCGTCGGTGTTCGCGCCGCTCACCAGGCCCTTCTCGAAGAGCGAGGTGCAGCGTGCCTCGCTGCCGCCGACATTGAAGGGCGCGCCGGCGTTGCTCGGCGCCAGGTTGGCGCAGCCCTGGTAGACGCTGAGGATCGTCGTGTAGTCGTAGAGGCTGCGGCTGTGGGCGAAGAGCACCTCGCCCTCGCCCTGCTGGATGCCGAAGGCGCCGCCCGGCTTCGGGTTGACGTTGGGCTCCGAGACCGCGATGCCGTCGATCAGGCCCTTCTTGTCCTGCTCCGCGGCGAGGACCGAAGAACCGCCGCCGTTCGACACGCTTGAAGCGATGACGATGGTGTTCTCCGGCGTGATCCCGCAGCCCTCGTCGTCGCCGTCATCGTCATCGTCCCCGCCGAAGCGCGCCAGGCTTTCGCCGTCGAAATCGTCGTCGGCGCAGAGCCCGTTGACGACCGCGAAGGCGAACTCGATCGACTCCAGGACGTTGCGGCCCCAGTCGGCCTCGGGGTTGAGCTGCGAATGGGCGTGCTTGTAGGCGAGTCGGTCCGGCGTCTTGGCGTTGAAGGCGGCCAGGGCCGCGTCGCTCAGCCGGGCCCGGAAGGCGGCGTCGCGGCCGGCGACCTTCGCATCCTCGCGCTGGCCCTGGATCAGGTTGACCGTGTCGCGCTGCAGGTTGTGGGCGCCGTTGCCGGTCCCCTTGTCGGTGTAGGCGACGGCGCAGCCGTTCCTG
Encoded proteins:
- a CDS encoding 3-hydroxybutyrate oligomer hydrolase family protein, whose amino-acid sequence is MKPAITTAAALAMAAAFGFQSAEAKPPRFIRSDVICTQYDGATDDLLTGGLGASGLGLLGTAPTLSDPPTTAELRSLAIFSNYRALVPIDPGGGYGTLFGPNIDAQGEDTGTEGKIAGLECLAYAGRAKGRENVTLMVQVPESFDFEAPCIVTAPSSGSRGVYGAIGTAGEWGLRNGCAVAYTDKGTGNGAHNLQRDTVNLIQGQREDAKVAGRDAAFRARLSDAALAAFNAKTPDRLAYKHAHSQLNPEADWGRNVLESIEFAFAVVNGLCADDDFDGESLARFGGDDDDDGDDEGCGITPENTIVIASSVSNGGGSSVLAAEQDKKGLIDGIAVSEPNVNPKPGGAFGIQQGEGEVLFAHSRSLYDYTTILSVYQGCANLAPSNAGAPFNVGGSEARCTSLFEKGLVSGANTDERAEDAQRIINAAGILPEQNVTQPSNYGLFVPQAIGITYANAYGRFSVVRNLCGYSFGATDGEDNPAELDPADEQALFGAGNGIPPTAEVNVINNDSLLGPKRDQTSISPSNGSADQNLDGALCLRALATGRDPETGKKLRGRDRVDALRIARGISKVRAKGDLRGKPAVFVTGRQDAILAPNHTSRAYVGLNRLVEGAGTGLRYYEVLNAHHLDALTILDVAFNTPLFSDKLIPLHHYLFQALDIMFDHLKNGTPLPPSQVVRAVPRGGTGGPLEAVPPLKEAVNLPAIDPSPDAGDLIVFSGGILRIPD